One Prevotella intermedia ATCC 25611 = DSM 20706 DNA window includes the following coding sequences:
- the pepT gene encoding peptidase T: protein MEIAERFINYTKFDTQSADESETVPSTAKQLVFAKYLKEELEREGLKEVEMDEKGYIYATLPATTTKKVPTIGFIAHYDTALDASGANIKARIVKNYDGSDIQLNENMVSSPKQFPELLEHKGEDLIVTDGTTLLGADDKAGIAEIVQAMCYLRDHPEIEHGKIRVGFNPDEEIGRGAHHFDVEKFGCEWAYTMDGGDIGQLEYENFNAAGAKVYIKGLSVHPGYAKGRMVNASRLAIEFSEMLPQDETPENTEGYEGFYHLIGIESRCEEAKLNYIIRDHDRDKFENRKKVMENCVKAMNEKYGEGTVEMKMDDQYYNMKEKIDPNIHVIDLVVKAMQEAEVTPLVQPIRGGTDGAQLSFKGLPCPNIFAGGVNFHGPYEFVSIQVMEKAMQVIINISRLTAGYND, encoded by the coding sequence ATGGAAATAGCAGAAAGATTTATTAACTATACCAAGTTTGACACACAGTCGGCAGACGAATCTGAAACTGTGCCCAGCACTGCGAAACAGCTTGTTTTCGCTAAGTATTTGAAAGAAGAACTTGAGCGTGAAGGACTAAAAGAAGTAGAAATGGACGAAAAAGGCTACATCTATGCCACGCTTCCAGCTACTACTACAAAGAAAGTACCTACCATTGGCTTCATTGCACACTACGATACAGCACTCGACGCAAGTGGTGCCAACATCAAGGCACGCATCGTAAAGAACTATGATGGTAGTGACATACAGCTCAACGAGAATATGGTTTCATCGCCAAAGCAGTTCCCAGAACTCCTCGAACACAAGGGCGAGGACCTCATTGTTACCGATGGCACCACCCTACTCGGTGCCGACGACAAGGCAGGCATTGCCGAAATAGTACAGGCAATGTGCTATCTGCGCGACCACCCAGAGATAGAACACGGCAAAATCCGCGTAGGTTTCAACCCCGATGAGGAGATTGGACGCGGCGCACACCACTTCGACGTGGAGAAATTCGGCTGCGAATGGGCTTACACGATGGACGGTGGCGACATCGGACAGTTGGAATACGAGAACTTCAACGCTGCTGGCGCAAAGGTTTACATCAAGGGTTTGAGCGTTCACCCAGGCTATGCAAAGGGCAGAATGGTTAATGCAAGCCGCTTGGCAATTGAGTTTAGCGAGATGTTGCCGCAAGACGAGACTCCTGAAAACACCGAAGGCTACGAAGGATTCTACCATTTAATCGGTATTGAAAGTCGTTGCGAAGAAGCTAAGCTTAACTATATCATTCGCGACCACGATAGAGATAAGTTCGAAAATCGCAAGAAAGTAATGGAGAATTGCGTAAAGGCGATGAACGAAAAGTATGGCGAAGGTACGGTCGAAATGAAGATGGACGACCAATATTACAACATGAAAGAGAAGATAGACCCAAATATCCACGTCATCGACCTTGTTGTAAAAGCCATGCAGGAAGCCGAAGTTACACCATTGGTACAACCTATTCGTGGCGGTACGGACGGTGCACAGCTCAGCTTCAAGGGACTTCCATGCCCTAATATCTTTGCTGGCGGTGTGAATTTTCACGGACCTTACGAGTTTGTATCTATCCAAGTGATGGAGAAAGCCATGCAGGTTATCATCAATATCAGTCGCCTCACAGCTGGCTACAACGATTAA
- a CDS encoding cation:proton antiporter, with protein sequence MSELPVLVKDLALILVVAGFVTLLFKKLKQPLVLGYIVAGFLVSPHMPYIMSVVDEADIKTWADIGVIFLLFSLGLDFSVKKILKMGASPIIAACTIVFCMMALGISVGHAFGWQQMDCIFLGGMLAMSSTAIIYKAFADMGLLQQTFATTVMSVLILEDILAIVMMVMLSAVASGNSPDGGQLIESVLMIGFFLILWFVIGLFAIPSLLRKVRGILNSETLLIVSLGLCFLMAVISTKVGFSAAFGSFVMGSILAETIEAEKIIKVVEPIKNLFGAVFFVSVGMLVDPQILVTYAVPILILVVTILVGQAVFGTMGYMFGGQSLKNAIRCGFSMAQVGEFAFIIATLGLSLGVISKFLYPVVVAVSVITTFLTPYMIRGAEPTYEFILRRLPKQWARRITHIDVGTPQNLSSDNLWRALIKAMVANTLIYGILSAATITIMFSLVLPIMRRFSVELTGNHWAGNVVCGLLTILFIAPFLRAFVMKKNHSEEFKTLWTRNRMNRLPLVFTILVRMVVALAFIFYICNYLTRFTNALMIVIAIGMLTLMILSRGMKQRSIRLERLFIQNLRSREIAAQVRGRRKPLFEGHLLDRNIHIGEFDIPEDSAWTGKTLHQLKLRNRFGTHVSSILRGSHRLNIPRGNTIVFPGDKIQVIGNDQQLAAISTAIRNEIRPEDNDIEKREMVLRQIVLSASNPFIGKSLRESGIREEYNCMVVGVDEGQTHITLINPSRCLEEGDILWVVGEKENIKQIQAANE encoded by the coding sequence ATGTCAGAACTTCCTGTACTCGTAAAAGACCTTGCTTTAATTCTCGTAGTAGCAGGTTTCGTAACGCTGCTATTCAAGAAACTCAAGCAACCGCTTGTGTTAGGCTACATCGTAGCTGGCTTTTTGGTATCACCACATATGCCTTACATTATGAGCGTGGTAGACGAAGCCGACATTAAAACGTGGGCAGACATTGGCGTTATCTTCCTTTTGTTCTCGTTAGGATTAGACTTCTCGGTCAAGAAAATATTGAAAATGGGAGCCTCGCCCATTATTGCTGCCTGCACAATCGTATTCTGTATGATGGCTTTGGGCATTAGCGTGGGGCACGCTTTCGGCTGGCAGCAAATGGACTGCATCTTCCTTGGCGGTATGTTGGCTATGAGTTCCACTGCCATCATATATAAAGCGTTTGCCGACATGGGACTTCTGCAGCAAACGTTTGCAACTACGGTGATGAGCGTGCTTATCCTTGAAGACATTCTCGCTATCGTCATGATGGTTATGCTGAGTGCCGTAGCGAGCGGAAACAGCCCCGACGGCGGTCAATTAATAGAGAGTGTGCTTATGATTGGCTTCTTTCTCATCTTGTGGTTTGTCATCGGCTTGTTTGCCATACCTTCGCTCTTGCGCAAGGTGCGTGGCATTCTGAACAGCGAAACCCTCCTCATTGTATCGTTAGGACTTTGTTTCCTTATGGCAGTAATATCCACAAAGGTAGGCTTCAGTGCTGCTTTCGGCTCGTTTGTAATGGGTAGCATCTTGGCAGAAACCATCGAAGCAGAGAAGATTATAAAGGTTGTGGAACCCATAAAGAACCTCTTTGGTGCTGTCTTCTTCGTATCGGTGGGTATGTTGGTAGACCCGCAAATTCTCGTAACCTACGCTGTGCCAATCCTTATACTTGTCGTTACCATTCTTGTTGGGCAGGCTGTGTTCGGCACAATGGGCTACATGTTCGGCGGACAATCGCTTAAAAATGCCATTCGCTGCGGTTTCTCAATGGCGCAAGTAGGCGAATTTGCTTTCATCATTGCCACTTTAGGACTTTCGTTGGGCGTTATCAGCAAGTTTCTGTACCCTGTCGTGGTAGCCGTTTCGGTCATTACGACTTTCCTAACCCCTTATATGATACGTGGAGCAGAGCCTACTTACGAATTCATATTGCGCCGTTTGCCGAAGCAATGGGCACGTCGCATTACGCATATCGACGTAGGAACACCGCAAAACCTATCGTCCGACAATCTCTGGCGCGCACTTATCAAGGCGATGGTTGCGAATACACTCATCTACGGCATTCTCTCGGCTGCTACCATCACCATTATGTTCTCGCTTGTTCTGCCCATTATGCGCCGATTCTCGGTGGAATTGACAGGCAACCACTGGGCTGGGAACGTTGTTTGCGGACTCCTCACCATCTTGTTCATAGCTCCTTTCCTGCGCGCTTTCGTAATGAAGAAGAACCATTCCGAAGAGTTTAAGACCCTCTGGACACGCAACCGTATGAACCGCCTGCCGCTTGTGTTTACCATTCTCGTCAGAATGGTGGTGGCACTTGCGTTCATTTTCTACATCTGCAACTATCTTACACGCTTCACCAATGCGCTCATGATAGTCATTGCAATAGGTATGCTGACGCTGATGATACTGTCTCGCGGTATGAAACAGCGCAGCATTCGCTTGGAACGCCTCTTTATACAAAACCTTCGTAGCCGCGAAATAGCAGCACAAGTACGTGGCAGACGGAAACCGCTCTTCGAAGGGCACCTATTAGATAGGAACATTCACATCGGCGAGTTCGATATTCCTGAAGATTCGGCGTGGACGGGCAAGACGCTCCATCAGCTAAAGCTCCGCAATCGCTTTGGTACGCATGTCAGTAGCATTCTCCGTGGCTCGCACCGCCTGAACATTCCACGTGGTAACACCATTGTTTTCCCTGGCGACAAGATACAAGTCATCGGTAACGACCAACAGTTAGCAGCTATCTCGACAGCCATTCGAAACGAAATTCGCCCCGAAGACAACGACATAGAGAAGCGCGAAATGGTTCTGCGCCAAATTGTTTTGTCGGCAAGCAATCCGTTTATTGGCAAATCATTGAGAGAAAGTGGCATACGCGAGGAATACAATTGTATGGTGGTAGGTGTAGACGAGGGGCAAACCCACATTACGCTCATCAATCCTTCGCGCTGCTTAGAGGAAGGCGACATACTGTGGGTGGTAGGCGAAAAAGAGAATATAAAGCAAATTCAAGCCGCTAACGAATAG
- a CDS encoding calcium/sodium antiporter has product MLLNIIFIIAGIAIVLWGADRLTEGAVAVAERMKIPQIVIGLTIVAMGTSMPEFCVSLISALKGTPDLAVGNVVGSNIFNTLLIVGLSGAIAPMVILRSTVLKDIPFALVASVILMMMCFDGKIGRIDAAVLFVFFLVFMYMTVTGAKIEKKDLEVENKLAETALEIVPKMSTIMSAIWIIVGLGCLIGGSTLFVEGATQLATSLGVSEAIVGLTVVASGTSLPELATSVVSARKGNSGIAIGNVLGSNVFNILAILGLTGLVCPMQLQGITTTDLSILVISMIMIWFFSFTKYVLERWEGLVLTATFIGYMAYLISNA; this is encoded by the coding sequence ATGTTATTGAATATTATCTTCATTATCGCAGGCATTGCCATCGTGTTGTGGGGCGCAGACCGCCTCACCGAAGGGGCGGTGGCTGTTGCAGAACGTATGAAAATTCCGCAAATCGTTATCGGGCTTACCATCGTTGCCATGGGAACGAGTATGCCCGAATTTTGTGTCAGCCTGATTTCGGCACTCAAAGGCACACCCGACTTGGCAGTGGGCAACGTCGTAGGCTCTAATATCTTCAACACTTTGCTCATCGTCGGACTCTCTGGAGCTATTGCTCCGATGGTTATCTTGCGTTCTACGGTGTTGAAAGACATACCGTTTGCCCTTGTTGCATCGGTTATTCTGATGATGATGTGCTTCGATGGAAAGATAGGACGCATAGACGCTGCCGTGCTTTTTGTTTTCTTCCTTGTCTTCATGTATATGACCGTAACAGGGGCGAAAATAGAGAAAAAGGATTTGGAAGTGGAGAACAAACTTGCTGAAACAGCATTGGAAATCGTACCTAAGATGAGCACAATCATGTCGGCGATATGGATTATCGTAGGTTTGGGCTGCCTTATTGGCGGCAGTACGCTGTTTGTGGAAGGTGCTACCCAACTGGCAACCTCGTTAGGTGTGTCGGAAGCCATTGTCGGTCTTACGGTTGTAGCTAGCGGAACATCGCTGCCCGAACTTGCCACGAGCGTTGTTTCAGCACGAAAGGGCAACAGCGGCATTGCCATAGGCAACGTTCTTGGCTCTAACGTGTTCAACATTCTCGCCATATTAGGTCTTACAGGACTTGTTTGTCCGATGCAGTTACAAGGCATTACCACCACCGACTTGTCGATATTGGTAATATCTATGATTATGATTTGGTTCTTCTCATTCACCAAATACGTTCTTGAGCGTTGGGAAGGACTCGTGCTCACTGCCACCTTCATA